The sequence TTAGGACTCTTTACTCATCTCTTCCCTGCCCCAGCTTTTTAAACAGGGTATCCTGTTAAAAGGAATGCAGACTGATGGCACATGTTATTCTTAGCTTCCCTTTGTGGGCTGAAGGAAAAAGTAATAGTTGAAAGGGAATTATGGCTTGCAGCCATGAGGACACAGGATTGCCTCAGAGAGAGCCAATCGATTTTTTTCCCTGAAGATAAACTCCGCAGACAGGGGTAGCGTTTTTCCTGTCATGTTCCTTTCAGGAATCCTCAGGAAACAAGTTAGTGAGAAGGTGGCACTCCAGGTGACACCTTGACTTAGATTTGCAAGCACATTCAAGAGTCCACCTTGGGAAATCAGCTTTCTACTTCACCAAAGTGGCTCTCCTGTATGGAAAGACGTGAGGAGCTGTAGGAAAGAGAGCTGTGCATGGGCGCAGTGATTCATGGATGGAAAAGGAATTTTGAGTGTGGCAAGAATTGAGAGTCTGAGGTGTGGGTTCTGGTGCCATGAAGGAAGAGGCCTCCTGTGCAGGCCCAGGAGAAAATCAGAGGCAAGACTGTGCCACCGGGGTGAGCAGCATCAGGGCAGGCAGAAGGGTAGGGCATTGCTGGACCTGGACCCAGCGGCCATTGTCACTTGCCTCGTGCTCTACCACTTCGTTCCCACCAACAGGCTGTTCTGTATTTTCTAACTCTTTCTCCACTTTGACCACCCCTCCATCTTCCTCTGATGTGTGGGAAGAGACTTCATCTTGTGTGGTCTCCTCTTCATCACCCTCACTGTCACCTGGAACACACAAACTGGTCACTTGTTCTGATTTTTGCATGAATACATCCTGAGCTGCTCTCCACCCTAGAGTTGGCAGTTATAATAGAAAACATGTTCAGATCTTCCATAATATAGTTTATATAGTTTTGTTGGGTACATATTATGTCAAGTAGAAACCAGCTATAGCTGTCATTTGTTATGCCATACACACGTAAAGGGAAGATGTGAGGCAAAACTGCATTGGAAATGGTTATCGTGCCCTCTacatgattataaaaataatctttctgaCTCACGGTTTTCAAATATCTCACACTTCAAATCACACCTCCCCAAGCACCTTACACTGAGCTCATTCCCACTGTACACCACCTCTGACTCACCAACACTTTCCACTGATTTCGCCACGAGTCCCCTGCACAACTTCTCCACGGTGTCACTATACTATTCTACTTTGAACCCCACTAATCTCTTCTTTCCCAGCAAACCCCAAGGCACACTTACAGAAACATCAAGTTTTTCTTCCCTCTTACCAGCAGAGgaagcagtagtaaattagtttGAAATGATGTCACTTTATGGGGAAAGGGCTGCTCATTACAGTGGAAAAATTAGCACAGCAACCAACCTCAGGCACTTTGCAGTGGTATCCGACTCACTCGGTTCTTACTCTACTATTGTAACACAGCATTCTAAACTAAGtaagtccattgtttctgttGATTATCTGGATTATCTGATGGGTAACTGAATGCATTAAGTGGAAGGAACGGGCCATTCTTTAGGATGAAATGTAATTTCTTGTGACTAACAAAGGAAttgtgtttgttttagttttagggGTAGGATGCGGCTATGGGGAGGTCTGCCTGTGGCTGGGGAAACTGCGAGGTTtatgtgagctgatttttcttctctattacttataaaatagaaaatgaaaacggatcagaaaaacaaataacaaatgtaGTTCTTtctgaaagggaaaaataaagtgcTAGTACCTTGAAGATCACAAGAGGTAGCCAAGCCTAGGGAAGCTGTCACACTCCAGCCCTATCTTAACCCCACCTGGATCCTGGACTTCTGGGCCTAATGTGAGCAAGAGAGAAATACAGGGCAGAGTCTCACCAGGCTGTCCGCAAGAGACTCAGATTTCCTAGCTAACAGTGTGCCTGTCTTCTCTACTACCCTTTGCATAATATCTAAATCTACCAGTATGTGAGCAACATATTTCCCTTCTTCCTGGGCAAAACTAGTTACATTCCCTTTCTTCATGAGAAGGTCTAACCAAATCATCTGCTAGTACTTACATGTGTCCTTATTAGATACTCCAGGCAATTGGTGGACTGGATTTGGGGCCTAGAAAGAGCTATGGTTTGTGTGTCTTATTCCCTAGCCCAAAGCTCCTTTCATTTGAATCCAACTCAATAATGAAGGATTGGCACAGATTCCATCACACCATGTTTTCTCACCAGCTTATTTGAAATACTTGTAAACTTAATATAAAGTGatatatcaaatatatgtttGTAATTTTGCAATAATCCAAATATATCTCGCTactagaaaaatttttttaaaatgtgtactgTCTACGGGGATAGTACATCCTTCAGAATGGaaacctaggccgggcgcggtggctcacgcttgtaatcccagcactttggaaggccgaggcgggcggatcacgaggtcaggagatcgagaccacggtgaaaccccgtctctactaaaaatacaaaaaaattagccgggcgtggtggcgggcgcctgtagtcccagctactcggagaggctgaggcaggagaatggcgtgaacccaggaggcggagcttgcagtgagccgagattgtgccactgcactccagcctgggcaacagagcgagactccgtctcaaaaaaaaaaaaaaaaaaaaagaatggaaacctATTAGACTTTCGCAGATATTGTAATTCCCACCTGCTACTCAAGAAAGTGGTGGCTTCCATAGGTTTTCCAGACATGTTTGGGTTCATTTTTCTGTGCCTGAGCaattaatttctaaattattttatgttgttGATGTTGCTTAATTATTAGCTTGGGTGGAAACAAGTTCCTAGAAGGTTGCAGAGTCCTCTCTCCGTTTTCACCCAGCCCAGCCTCAAATGTGGTGAAAAATTGGAAAAGTCATTCTGAATTCGTACTAATAATAACCAATATCAAATGGATGAGGTGGGGAAAGTGCTGAAATCTTCCTAGGAAAACACATCTCAAGACGTGTTTGTTCAGACAGGTCACAGGACAGACAGACAATCCATGAGGCTCAACTGGTAACAGCTACTGTCTTAACCACAGGGATCTTCTTAGGGAATTGGTATGGGAAGACCTTGACGTTAGCATTTTATACACTGCATAACCTCATTACTAAGCAAATCTTCTTGTTTAACATTAAAACTGGGCCTTCAAGCAAGGTTTCATTAATGCCACCCTTATGTTTTATTGATTACAAATACATAGATCCTAGGAGACagggatattttttcttttcatttgaccTAACCCAGGGACTGCTTGAGCACTATTTATTCCTATATCCTTGCCTATCACAACCAACACACCTATCTGTATGTGGCACTGTGCCAAGTCCTGTAGTccataagttaaaaatatatatatatcggccaggcgcagtggctcacgcctctaatcccagcactttgggaggccgaggcgagtggatcgcctgaggtcgggagttcgagaccagcctgaccaacatggagaaaccctgtctctactaaaaatacaaaattagctgggcgtgggggtgcatgcctgtaatcccagctactcaggaggctgaggcatgagaattgcctgaacctgggaggtggaggttgcagtgagctgagatcacgccattgcactccagccttggcaacaagagcaaaactctgcctcaaaaaaaaaaaaaaaaaaaaaaaaaaaaaaatatatatatatatatatataaataaaatgccaaACCTGTCCTCTTTTTCTGGATAAACATATGCCCACACACCTTAGACCACCTTTGGGGACACTGAGGATCCAcatatctcctttttcatgtcTTTCTCCCAACCCCCATGCACAATCCCCAGAGCACACACACTCTGATAATTCTTCTCCCATTGCCCTGAGTCATTACCAGAAGGTGCAGAACTCACTGCTACTGGAGTCCTGATCTCTTAGTTGTTGGATAGCTTGTCGCTGACTGCCAAGGTCTCCAGGAAAATCAGTTTTCATCATCGCCTGGCGGGCTTGCTCTTCTAGCCCAGCAAATACTTGATCCCCTGGTGGTCACAAGGAAAAATAGTCAGGCCACCAGCTGGGCAGCATATCCCCAGGCAAGCTGGTTGGAAGGTCAGACCATTCAAAGGCAGGAGACAGGCAGGTACCCTGTGGTGGAGTCATTCAACTCCAAGTCAGCTTGCTGCCTCCAACAGCTTCTGGGTGCAGCTGCTCTTCCTGGGCAGTAAGCCAGATGCTCTAGAAAGCATCACCTGCTCCTCTTAAATCCTCCTAGTCTTGACTCCTTTCAAAAGGTGATCAACTGCTACTTCACAAATGTAACTGCAGACTCTCAAATCCATTTACAACCTTCCATTAGGATTGGGAAGATAGAGGCAAGAAGGGGCAAAGTGATGGGATGAAGACAGGGCAACAAATCTGGGCCAAGTCTTTGTACTTTAATGTACTAGCATTATGGTCTTGACTCAGTGTCTTATCTCTGACTATAAACAAGTGCTTCAAATCATCCTTCTAAATAACAATGTCTCTAACCCCATCTTTCATCCACTCTTCTTCCAAAACGTACTCTGGAAGTTCTTCCTTGACATTCTTTCTAACGTTTATCATAATTAGCCATGAGAAAATTAACAACTGGTTGAATAGTGGACTAGAAGAAGGATATGAACTCACTTCTGCAGAAGAACAAACTTCCTGAAACACACTGCTAATTTACAACAAATAATATTCATGTAGTCTTCTtggtccagtttttttttttttgaaacagagtctcactctgtcacccaggctggagtacagtgctggcacccgcctccatgcccagctaatttttttgtattttttagtagagacagggtttcaccgtgttagccaggatggtctcaatctcctgacctcatgatctgcctgcctcggcctcccaaagtgctgggattacaggtgtgagccaccgtgcccagccggtgcagtttttttttaaatgtagtatcCCGAAGCCCCGGACCTATCCTTGATTTTGCATTTACTTCTCATGAACTCTGCTTGGGATCCATGAGGCTACTGAAGAGTTAGTATAAGTGCCCTTTTATTTCCAGGAGACCAGGCATAAGGAGAAAAGAGAGTTGGGTTTCTTGAGGTTTCTATTATCTCAGTCAGAGTAGAAACTACAGTCCCCATTCACCAGCCAGCAAGAGGGAATAATAAAAAGCCCTAGTGAAATGTCTGACAATAGCCAGGCCCTTTCTTgctgaagacagaaaggaaagtaCACAGGCTCAGGTTCTGAGATAGGATACAATGACGTGGGAGGAACTAAATGGTGAGCTGACCTGCACTCCTAGACCTTGGGCAGTGAAAGACTTGATGTGGAATAGGCTTCATGTGATTCCCCTTAGTCATTCGTTCAGCAAACATTCATTGGGCATCTATTATATGCCAGCTACCAAACACTAATAATAGTTTGACACTTGCAAGCTCCAGGCTCTATGGTAAGTTGTTTTGTAGTTATCACCTCACCTTAATTCTCTGCAAAACTCTGTGTGGTAGGTATTACTATCTGTATTTACTTAGGAGAAAACTAAGGTTAACGGTGGAACCAAGTATTCAAACTCAGATCTAACtgtaatgtcctttttcttttttttctttttgagacagggtctcattctctcccccaggctacagtgcagtggtgtgatcatggcttactccAGTCTCAACCTCGCagtcccaagcaatcctccctcctcagcttccagattagctgggactacaggtgtgcaccatcatgcctggcaatatttttattttttgtacagacagggtctcactttgttgtccaggctgatctgcAACTCCTGCTCTCAAGGGATCCCCctacctcgacctcctaaagtgttggaattacaggtgtgagtcactgcgcccagccttatgtCTACATTCCTTAACCGCCTTCTAATAGAGATGTAATTAGAAGGTTAGAAGCTTCCTCAGATGGTTTTGCTGAAAACAAACTCTTATCTCTGTGTGAGAATGGCTCTGATCCTAGTGTTAGTGTTTCCTTCACACCATGAGAAACGGATACATACAACTCAAATAGCAAAATTATGTTATCAGGGCCAGTATATGATCAAAGGAAAAATGATGGTTCTGATACCACATCATGAGTTATCATGCTTGGATTACAGTAACTAACATTATGGCTATTATGACTCATACTGTCATTGGGAATGGAGGTGGTTCATGTTAAAGTGTACTCTTAGCTACATATCCctcaaggaaaggaaaaataagctgTTTTAAGCCCGTCTTTACAATATCCAAGATGACACATTGGATATAAATTACTGGgtagagaaagcaaaaaaaaaaaaatgaattcgaTGGGGGAATACTTCCTTGTCCTTTGCAGAAGTGAAATACTTAATTTCTCCGTGTTGGTTACACTGCAACAAGACCAGGGCcaattagtactttttttttttttaaatatgagatagagtctcaggctggagtgcagtggcgtgatcttggctcactgcagcctctgcctcctgtgttcaagagattctcctgccttagcctcctgagtagcagggattaaaAGTGCCCACCAcaagtgcctggctaatttttgtatttttagtagagatggggtttcaccatgttggccaggctggtcttgaactcctgaccttaagtgatcctcccgcctcggcctcccaaagtgctgggattacaagcatgagccactgtgcctggccaagggccAACTGGAATAGTTACTGAATTCTTTGGGGTAGGTGCATGTTTTCAGACCTAGGAGCTATGGGCAGACATAGCACTAAGGAACATGTTATGTACTAGCACATAATTATCAAGGGGAAGACCTTTCTCATCAGTGACACTTCTGGTCTCCAAAGAAACTTAGACAGAAACCAGCTAGATTTAGAACATACTAAGAATAAACATTCTATCCTCTTTCTTGGATTCACCATTGGATTAGTAAAAAGACATCTAAAAGGATATGTACCTTTCAAGATGAGTCAGTAATTCAGTTTCGTCTCCAACTTGAGctcaaaagttatttttttctattgatgttGTCTAAATATTGAGGCTTTCATGGAACAGAGAGGAGTCTGTTCAATACAACTTGCCTATCTAGGACTCTTAGGCAATCTCACCTGGTGTAACCGAGAGAAGTTAATTCTGTCATTCCTTTTTGGCAATTTGGAAAGAAAAGCTTGTGTTCTTATATTTTAGTCTATTCCTgacttgggaaaaagaataaaggtgAACTTTATTCCTCAGGACTATTCCTATTTTAAACATCACCATAAAGCAAAATAtgtaaaaaccataaaaaagaagCAATTTTAGCAGACCTCATAAGAAAAGACATGTGAATTATCTTCCAGTAGTTACTATTTAcctaatctccaaataaaattgtCCAGAATTATCCCTTCATAAGAAGGCAGTGAGACTTGCTAAAAGCATGTCATGTTAACTGCCGTATAATGTCTAATGTGATCTATGGAGATACTAGTGATTAAGAAGTGTTACAGAACTGCCTATTTTTATAATGTTAGAACTATTATTCCCTTCTGTCTTGAGACCTTTGGAGTAGGTTTAAAAAAATCCTCTGGTCCCTAGATATTAATGTAGGGCAGCCATCTTATttaatatgtgtatttatttgtctattaataGCTAAGAGTCAACTACACTCTCACAATAAAAACCAAGgtgttctctctccctttttttttttttttgatacaaaatcaagaaaatactCTTTGTCTGCAATTTGGTtacggttttttttttatttttttttgaaacagagtttttcgctctgtcacccaggctggactgcaatggcgcaatctcggctcactgcaacctctgcctcctgagttcaagcgattctcctgcctcagcttcccaagtagttgggattacaggcaagcaccaaaatgcccggctaattttgtatttttagtagagacggggtttctccatgttggtcaggctggtctcgaactcccaacctcaggtgatccacccaccttggcctcccaaagtggtgggattacagaagtgagccactgcgcctggcctggttaAGGTTTTTCAGACCAGATAAGAACAAGGCCATGTAAGCAAGTTTGGAGAACAGATGAGAGGAATGAGATGAAAGTTATtagaaataggccgggcgcggtggctcacgcttgtaatcccagcactttgggaggccgaggggggcggatcacgaggtcaggagatcgtgaccacagtgaaaccccgtctctactaaaaaaatacaaaaaattagccgggcgtggtggcgggcgcctgtagtcccagctactcggagaggctgaggcaggagaatggcgtgaacccgggaggcggagcttgcagtgagccgagactgcgccactgcactccagcctgggcgacagagcgagactccgtctcaaaaaaaaaaaaaaaaaagaaagttattagaAAGGTAAAGATTTTACAGTTCTCTCCTGGGTCCTTGGTGCAGTTAAACAATGTAATTTCAAGCTGACTACAATTAAGTAAAGCAGCTGGAACATTCTTTAAGAGAgcagataggccgggcgcggtggctcacgcctataatcccagtactttgggaggccaaggtgggtagatcacgaggtcaggagatcgagaccatcccggctaacacggtgaaaccccttctctactaaaaatacaaaaaaattagctggcgtggtggtgggcgcctgtagtcccagctactcgggaggctgagacaggagaatggagtgagctcgggaggtggagcttgcagtgagctgagattgcgccactgcactccagcctgggcgacagagcgagactctgtctcaaaaaaaaaaaagagagcagatATCCAATTCAGGAAAAATGAGCTAGTATTTGGAGTGAGGAGCTTAGGATTCCATTTCTAGCTGACAGTCTTTGTAATCCACGGTCCTATCGCAGGTAGGGAACATAGCCATTTACTTCACGAGGATGCTaacagaatgaataaaaacaaagcaagttgtgctttttataagagaaagGACTTCAAAGGCTTTTATTCCTCCTCTTTGTAAAGCTTTTAGTTTAAGTTGAAAGTTTTAAGTCACTCATGTGTTTTACAATCTGAAAGCAAAAGTCTCTCAAGTAAAAGAGGTTTTCATTTGCTTAGCGGTTTGGTTAGTTCAAACACACTAAATGAAAGTGTACAACAGACTGTATTTTCAACCTTTCTACAAGTAGTTGACAGAAATGTGTACTcagggccgggcgaggtggctcatgcctgcaattccagcactttgggaggctgaggcaggcagatcacttgagatcaggagtttgagaccaccctggccaacatggcataaccctgtctctactaaaaatacaaaaattagctgggcatggtgacgaaCACaagtaatccctgctacttgggaggctgaggcaggagaattgcttgaacctggaaggcagaggttgcagtgagctgagatcacgccactgcactcacctgggcgactgagcaggatgccgtctcaaaaaaaaaaaaaaaaactgtactcAGAAGGGGTAAAATGGGGAAGGAGGTAGGGAAAAGGTCTAACACAGATTTCAGCCCGTCAGCAGTTTTTCCATAACTAATAACAATTTTGGGCTTTTATTCCAAAAGCTCTGTAACGAGTCTATTAATGAAGTGAAGTGGGCAAAATACAAGTCTATCCAGATATTTCTGAGGAAAGGATCATGCCAGTGATTTAGACATAAAAACAGTCCTGATAAAAACCCAGTGAGTGCCAAAGCAGCTGCCCACTGGCTTCTAATGTGGATCCATCAAATG comes from Symphalangus syndactylus isolate Jambi chromosome 11, NHGRI_mSymSyn1-v2.1_pri, whole genome shotgun sequence and encodes:
- the ZNF821 gene encoding zinc finger protein 821 isoform X4, which gives rise to MSRRKQTNPNKVHWDQVFAGLEEQARQAMMKTDFPGDLGSQRQAIQQLRDQDSSSSDSEGDEEETTQDEVSSHTSEEDGGVVKVEKELENTEQPVGGNEVVEHEVTGNLNSDPLLELCQCPLCQLDCGSREQLIAHVYQ